The Malus domestica chromosome 13, GDT2T_hap1 genome includes a window with the following:
- the LOC139190877 gene encoding uncharacterized protein, which translates to MSSSRRVYKQLKEQQKRLLAQQEELVNLKEGGDEAFAMEEDEDDNHRRQRASRRVMEAVGQIVKPRRTANFDRKREIRDQVDEITRMGKTTVMESLMRFCSAIEAFYTNEYLRKPMPKDMRRLLRKVFDELLQGKSPRCTYWVNGHKYEGPYYLANGIYPRWSTFVKTMSHPQSEKEKHFEKCQEGCRKDVERCFDIMQARWVIVKVVARMFDVETLRSIMMTCIILHNMIVEDEYDYDAVDDYEPDPMNNSRTCIYCAHDQTKDPVQHEPLERDGRYNELIVQWYTSVQEPYWHITCHNDLIEHQWGLQEGEDN; encoded by the exons atgtcttcttcaaggagagTGTATAAACAGCTTAAGGAGCAACAGAAaaggttgttggcacaacaggaAGAACTGGTCAATCTCAAGgaaggtggagatgaggctttcgcaatggaggaggatgaggatgataaCCATAGAAGGCAGAGGGCCTCCCGCCGTGTCATGGAAGCTGTGGGTCAGATAGTCAAACCTAGACGTACCGCAAACTtcgatagaaaaagggaaatacgag atcaagtggatgagatcaCGAGGATGGGAAAAACAACTGTTATGGAGTCCCTGATGCGGTTTTGCTCTGCAATTGAAGCCTTCTACACTAATGAGTACCTCCGGAAACCCATGCCAAAGGACATGCGAAGGCTTctgaggaagg TGTTCGATGAACTTCTGCAAGGAAAATCGCCGAGATGCACATATTGGGTTAATGGTCATAAATACGAGGGACCATACTACCTTGCAaatggcatttacccaaggtggtcaacgtTTGTCAAAACAATGTCACATCCAcagagtgaaaaagaaaaacacttcgaaaaatgtcaagaggggtgtaggaaggatgtcgaGCGTTGTTTTGATATCATGCAAGCTCGTTGGGTGATTGTCAAGGTTGTtgctagaatgtttgatgttgagactcttcgatccatcatgatgacgtgtattattcttcacaacatgattgtggaagatgagtatgattatgatgctgTCGATGACTACGAGCCGGATccgatgaacaactcaagaacatgTATCTACTGTGCTCATGATCAGACCAAAGAtcccgtgcaacacgagccattggaacgggatggacgttacaatgaattgatcgttCAATGGTACACTTCAGTGCAAGAGCCATATTGGCACATAACCTGCCAtaatgacttgattgagcaccagtggggattgcaagaaggtgaagataattaa
- the LOC139190878 gene encoding uncharacterized protein, whose product MEEDGDDDHRRQRASYSLHVMEVVGQIAKPRSATNFDRKREIRGLFPEQKIMVALRMLASGAYADQVDEIVRMGKTTVLESLIWFCSAIEALYTNEYLRKPTPKDMRRLLRNGAQNDLNIFAQSPLFDELLQGKSPRCTYWVNGHKCKGLYYLADGIYPRVATRMFNVEALRSIMMTCIILHNIVVEDEYDYDVIDEHEPDPMNNSRACIY is encoded by the exons ATGGAGGAGGATGGGGATGATGACCATAGAAGGCAGAGGGCCTCATATTCCCTCCATGTCATGGAAGTTGTGGGTCAGATAGCCAAACCCAGAAGTGCCACAAACTtcgatagaaaaagggaaatacgag gtctttttcctgagcaaaaaattatgGTTGCCTTGCGAATGCTTGCATCTGGAGCATAtgcagatcaagtggatgagatcgtGAGGATGGGAAAAACAACTGTTCTAGAGTCATTGATATGGTTTTGCTCTGCAATTGAAGCCCTCTACACCAATGAGTACCTCCGAAAACCCACACCAAAGGACATGCGAAGGCTTCTAAGGAATG gagctcaaaatgacctaaATATCTTTGCCCAATCTCCACTGTTCGACGAACTGCTGCAAGGAAAATCACCAAGATGCACATATTGGGTTAATGGTCATAAATGCAAGGGACTATACTACCTTGCagatggcatttacccaag GGTTGCTACTAGAATGTTTAATGTcgaggctcttcgatccatcatgatgacgtgtattattctccacaacattgttgtggaagatgagtatgattatgatgtcaTCGATGAACACGAGCCGGATCCAATGAACAACTCAAGAGCATGTAtctattaa